The following proteins are encoded in a genomic region of Triticum dicoccoides isolate Atlit2015 ecotype Zavitan chromosome 1B, WEW_v2.0, whole genome shotgun sequence:
- the LOC119350343 gene encoding uncharacterized protein LOC119350343, whose product MAPPTVKNLPRGSSGQNHDEAMKFANNEAEEGVLRLQQRKPSDIFVFPPIQIHQPVPSLIKTYLATHQRFRDLSSMNMKGSSFGRKGVPVTSPYDAAICLFYYTE is encoded by the exons ATGGCGCCGCCGACTGTCAAGAATTTGCCAAGAG GATCATCAGGTCAGAACCACGATGAAGCCATGAAGTTTGCTAACAATGAGGCTGAAGAGGGGGTATTGCGCCTGCAGCAAAGAAAGCCATCT GATATTTTTGTTTTCCCGCCTATCCAGATTCATCAGCCAGTACCTTCTCTCATCAAGACATATTTGGCTACTCATCAGAGGTTCCGGGACTTAAGTTCGATGAACATGAAAGGTTCTTCATTTGGAAGGAAAGGTGTCCCTGTTACCTCACCGTATGACGCAGCG ATATGTCTATTTTACTATACAGAATGA